In one Salipiger abyssi genomic region, the following are encoded:
- a CDS encoding AHH domain-containing protein, producing MKNRHKLRSRLTGPKRPGDTAHHVIDVDRLDKDFVQKALEGGFEFNGAENGMWAKQSSGRGHRAYSTWVSRQLARIDAKDLTPEQAAGNR from the coding sequence ATGAAGAACCGGCATAAGCTGCGGTCCAGACTTACGGGTCCGAAACGCCCGGGTGACACGGCGCATCACGTGATTGACGTGGACAGGCTGGACAAGGATTTTGTTCAGAAAGCGCTCGAAGGCGGATTTGAATTTAACGGCGCTGAAAACGGGATGTGGGCGAAACAGTCGAGCGGGAGAGGGCACCGTGCGTACAGTACTTGGGTATCCCGGCAACTTGCACGAATCGATGCAAAGGATCTTACGCCTGAACAAGCTGCGGGAAATCGCTGA
- the tnpC gene encoding IS66 family transposase codes for MSSAPPIDLSAIPESQRAAVLAVLQERDALKDANRRLEHLVAELNHVVHGKRSEKLSDDDRQLAFEDLETAVAEVETRKEQVAPSTATPRPARRRNLGHLPAELPRIERVLEPASLDCPCGCGRMHRIGEDRTERLDIIPAQLRVLVDTRPKYACLVCSDGVTQAPAAPWLIEGGLPTEGAIAHVLMSKFADHLPFYRQSQILARSGIQIDRSTLADWAGTAAFHLGPVVDRLTEHLKSSGKLFMDETTAPVLDPGRGRTKTGYLWALARDDRGWGGEDPPGVVFTYHPSRAGAHAEQILQGFDGILQLDGYTGYDRLTRPSRKGGAPITVAHCWAHARRKLKEVFDRDGSEIAAEGLRRIAEFYRIEAEIRGMGPGQRLSARQARSAPLVAAFGDWLQAQRLRVSAKSRLGEKLTYIHRHWPGLQTFLHDGRVEIDSNAVENLIRPIALTRKNALFAGHDEGGRTWARAASLIATAKINGVEPFAYLKATLEAIAAGHPASRIDELLPWNFNPAS; via the coding sequence ATGTCCAGCGCCCCACCCATCGATCTGTCCGCGATCCCCGAAAGCCAGCGCGCCGCCGTGCTGGCGGTGCTGCAGGAGCGTGACGCGCTGAAGGACGCGAACCGGCGGCTCGAGCATCTCGTGGCCGAGCTGAACCATGTCGTGCATGGCAAGCGGTCCGAGAAGCTGAGCGATGATGACCGACAGCTGGCCTTCGAGGACCTGGAAACCGCCGTCGCCGAGGTCGAGACCCGCAAGGAGCAGGTTGCGCCGTCGACGGCCACGCCGCGCCCGGCACGGCGTCGCAACCTGGGCCATCTGCCTGCCGAGTTGCCGCGCATCGAGCGTGTCCTGGAACCCGCAAGCCTCGATTGTCCATGTGGCTGCGGCCGGATGCACCGGATCGGCGAGGACCGCACCGAGCGCCTCGACATCATCCCGGCGCAACTCCGGGTCCTGGTCGACACCCGGCCGAAGTATGCCTGCCTTGTCTGTTCGGACGGGGTCACCCAGGCGCCAGCAGCACCTTGGCTGATCGAAGGTGGGCTACCGACCGAGGGCGCCATCGCGCATGTCCTGATGTCCAAGTTCGCGGACCACCTGCCGTTCTACCGCCAAAGCCAGATCCTGGCGCGCTCCGGCATCCAGATCGACCGCAGCACCCTGGCGGACTGGGCCGGCACAGCAGCCTTCCATCTCGGCCCCGTGGTCGACAGGCTGACCGAGCATCTCAAGTCGTCCGGCAAGCTGTTCATGGACGAGACCACCGCCCCGGTCCTCGACCCAGGCCGTGGCCGAACCAAGACCGGCTACCTCTGGGCGCTTGCCCGGGATGACCGCGGATGGGGCGGAGAGGACCCGCCCGGCGTGGTCTTCACCTACCATCCCAGCCGCGCAGGGGCGCATGCAGAGCAGATCCTGCAGGGCTTCGACGGAATCCTGCAGCTTGATGGCTATACCGGTTACGATCGGTTGACGCGCCCCTCCCGCAAGGGCGGCGCGCCGATCACGGTTGCCCACTGCTGGGCACACGCTCGCCGCAAGCTGAAGGAAGTCTTCGACCGCGACGGCTCCGAGATTGCGGCCGAGGGACTGCGCCGGATTGCCGAGTTCTATCGCATCGAAGCCGAGATCCGCGGTATGGGCCCCGGCCAGCGTCTGTCTGCCCGACAGGCCCGCAGCGCGCCCCTCGTGGCCGCGTTCGGCGATTGGCTGCAGGCGCAACGTCTTCGCGTCTCCGCAAAATCCCGGCTCGGCGAGAAGCTGACCTACATCCATCGCCACTGGCCCGGCCTGCAGACCTTCCTCCACGATGGCCGCGTCGAGATCGACTCCAACGCCGTCGAGAACCTGATCCGACCGATCGCGTTGACGAGAAAGAATGCCCTCTTCGCCGGCCACGATGAGGGCGGCCGCACATGGGCTCGCGCCGCCTCCCTGATCGCCACCGCAAAGATCAACGGCGTCGAGCCTTTCGCCTACCTGAAGGCGACCCTCGAGGCCATCGCCGCCGGTCACCCGGCCAGCAGGATCGACGAGCTCCTGCCCTGGAACTTCAACCCGGCAAGCTGA
- the tnpB gene encoding IS66 family insertion sequence element accessory protein TnpB (TnpB, as the term is used for proteins encoded by IS66 family insertion elements, is considered an accessory protein, since TnpC, encoded by a neighboring gene, is a DDE family transposase.), translating into MLMPSQGVRILVATQPVDFRKGHDGLAALVQSTLAEDPFTGTVFVFRSKRADRLKILFWDGSGLVMAYKRLEESTFTWPAIRDGAMTLNRAQFEALFAGLDWRRVRSLEVRRPAVAE; encoded by the coding sequence ATGTTGATGCCCTCGCAGGGCGTGCGGATCCTGGTGGCGACACAGCCGGTGGACTTCCGGAAAGGCCATGACGGTCTCGCAGCGCTGGTCCAGTCGACGCTGGCCGAGGACCCATTTACCGGCACCGTCTTCGTCTTCCGCTCGAAGCGGGCCGACCGGTTGAAGATCCTGTTCTGGGACGGCAGTGGGCTCGTGATGGCCTACAAGCGGCTGGAAGAAAGCACCTTCACCTGGCCGGCGATCCGCGACGGGGCCATGACCCTGAACCGCGCGCAATTCGAGGCCCTGTTTGCCGGCCTGGACTGGCGCCGGGTGCGGTCACTGGAGGTGCGTCGGCCGGCTGTGGCAGAGTGA
- the tnpA gene encoding IS66-like element accessory protein TnpA codes for MFAKSSFLTALGVEVFASGQRRWPDHVKAQAVAETLEPGATVSGVAARYEIMPSQLTAWRRLAKDGKLVLPAVEIDEPVFAPLVVRDETTTAPEPERHRAEAPVRVVRGSVIIELAQDAPAARIAEIVHALEAHPC; via the coding sequence ATGTTCGCAAAGAGTTCGTTCCTCACGGCGCTTGGTGTTGAAGTCTTCGCCTCGGGGCAGAGGCGCTGGCCGGATCATGTGAAGGCGCAGGCGGTGGCCGAGACCCTGGAGCCTGGGGCGACGGTGTCAGGTGTCGCCGCGCGCTACGAGATCATGCCGAGCCAGCTGACGGCGTGGCGGCGGCTGGCCAAGGATGGCAAGCTCGTGCTGCCTGCGGTCGAGATCGATGAGCCGGTTTTCGCACCTCTGGTCGTCCGGGATGAGACCACGACGGCCCCCGAGCCCGAGCGGCACCGCGCCGAGGCGCCAGTTAGGGTTGTCCGGGGTTCGGTCATCATCGAGCTCGCACAGGATGCGCCCGCGGCCCGGATTGCCGAGATAGTCCACGCGCTGGAGGCGCATCCATGTTGA
- a CDS encoding DUF429 domain-containing protein, whose translation MTVFLGYDPGGKGKNGVAAIRVVSDAPEVVAKATVRDAAEALSWFEDYAKTAVALGIDTLLAWSPKGGPACDDALRRKYGGNSVVAQNSLYSSMTLNGAIVAKRLGLPVYESHPKLLLRVSGENAIREIYDDAVSATEADHEGDAIVAAWCAAMGHNRKWAVDLYVDIEDDIELVVPEARYPWFEEV comes from the coding sequence ATGACGGTGTTTCTTGGTTACGACCCCGGTGGAAAAGGCAAAAACGGTGTAGCGGCCATTCGGGTAGTTTCTGACGCACCTGAGGTCGTGGCCAAGGCTACCGTTCGCGATGCTGCCGAGGCACTGTCTTGGTTCGAGGACTATGCAAAAACAGCGGTTGCACTCGGCATAGATACCCTCTTGGCTTGGTCACCTAAGGGCGGGCCGGCCTGCGATGATGCGCTACGACGGAAATATGGCGGCAATTCGGTTGTTGCTCAGAACTCCTTATACAGCTCTATGACCTTGAATGGTGCGATTGTGGCCAAGCGGCTCGGATTACCCGTCTACGAAAGCCACCCCAAGCTGTTGCTCCGCGTATCCGGCGAGAATGCGATCCGCGAGATCTATGACGACGCGGTGTCCGCCACGGAAGCAGATCATGAGGGGGACGCTATCGTAGCGGCTTGGTGCGCGGCCATGGGACATAATCGCAAATGGGCCGTTGATCTCTATGTGGACATTGAAGACGACATAGAACTCGTGGTGCCGGAAGCTCGCTACCCTTGGTTTGAGGAGGTCTGA
- a CDS encoding BspA family leucine-rich repeat surface protein, which yields MPTAPTNDLTEYFSVGAGGSTRPIPSDLAAWDTSAVTSMERTFQNNGDFNVDIGGWDTGSVNSMLGMFYGASSFNQDIGDWDTSNVTTMNGMFLGASSFQGVQIASWDTSSVTDMGSMFRDARSFAGDIGGWDTSNVTNMSHMFENNYSLVHANLSSWDTSNVTNMSGMFAFAWRFDPEVSDWDTSRVTDMSRMFLGVSSAIDIGDWNVSQVTDMSHMLQGMHITSDLGDWDLSSLVNARYMLHNSAMSVADFDATLEGWSRLDPGETRIPTGIELGSAPDFSNLAAYTILTETYGWTINATRVFGQTDGDDVIDLSAEPEGVTVMGQNGNDRIIGSAFDDLIFGDDNCGRTSGSDTIEGGAGADHLAGGDDNDVLYGGRMGADIPQDGPDRIYGGAGNDYLNGGYGNDELRGDDGNDTIDGGAGVDTIFGGVGDDVLTGQNWSDVILGGDGMDFINGGFGHDRLNGGAGADRFYHLGVEGHGSDWVQDFSHAEGDMLQYGGTAIASDFQVNFSETGNAGAAGVAEAFVIYKPTGQILWALIDGAAEAEIDILINGQSFDLLA from the coding sequence ATGCCAACCGCACCGACCAATGATCTCACCGAATATTTCAGTGTCGGGGCGGGCGGTTCTACGCGGCCCATCCCTTCCGATCTCGCGGCGTGGGACACGAGCGCAGTCACGTCGATGGAGAGGACGTTTCAGAACAACGGCGACTTCAATGTCGATATCGGCGGCTGGGACACAGGATCAGTCAATAGCATGCTCGGGATGTTCTACGGCGCATCAAGCTTTAACCAGGACATCGGCGATTGGGACACATCGAACGTCACGACCATGAACGGGATGTTCCTCGGGGCTTCGTCATTCCAGGGGGTGCAGATCGCCAGCTGGGACACGAGCAGCGTGACCGACATGGGGTCGATGTTCAGGGACGCGAGGAGCTTCGCAGGCGATATCGGTGGTTGGGACACGAGCAACGTGACCAACATGAGCCATATGTTCGAGAACAACTACAGCCTCGTTCACGCCAATCTGAGCAGCTGGGATACGAGCAACGTGACCAACATGAGTGGGATGTTCGCGTTTGCCTGGCGCTTCGATCCTGAAGTCAGCGACTGGGACACAAGCCGCGTGACAGACATGTCCCGAATGTTCCTGGGCGTTAGCTCTGCCATCGACATCGGGGACTGGAATGTCAGTCAGGTGACCGACATGTCGCACATGCTGCAAGGCATGCACATTACCAGCGATCTTGGAGATTGGGACCTGTCCTCCCTGGTCAATGCCCGATACATGCTTCACAATTCCGCTATGAGCGTTGCGGATTTCGACGCGACGCTTGAAGGCTGGTCCAGGCTCGATCCGGGCGAAACGAGGATTCCGACGGGGATCGAGCTGGGGAGCGCGCCGGACTTCAGCAACCTTGCAGCCTATACCATCCTTACCGAGACCTATGGCTGGACAATCAATGCAACACGGGTGTTCGGCCAGACAGATGGTGACGATGTCATCGATCTCTCCGCCGAGCCAGAGGGCGTGACGGTGATGGGGCAGAATGGCAATGACCGGATCATCGGCAGTGCCTTTGACGACTTGATCTTCGGCGACGACAATTGTGGACGCACCTCCGGGTCCGATACGATCGAAGGTGGGGCAGGAGCGGATCACCTCGCCGGCGGGGACGACAATGATGTCCTCTACGGCGGAAGGATGGGGGCCGATATACCGCAGGATGGGCCGGACAGGATCTATGGCGGCGCGGGGAACGATTATCTGAATGGGGGCTACGGAAACGACGAACTGCGCGGTGATGACGGAAATGACACCATCGATGGCGGTGCGGGCGTCGACACGATTTTCGGTGGCGTCGGCGATGATGTGCTGACTGGCCAGAACTGGTCCGACGTAATCCTCGGTGGCGACGGGATGGACTTCATCAATGGCGGCTTCGGTCACGACCGGCTGAATGGCGGGGCCGGCGCGGACCGTTTCTATCATCTTGGGGTTGAAGGTCATGGTTCGGACTGGGTTCAGGATTTTTCCCACGCCGAGGGCGACATGCTTCAGTATGGCGGAACGGCGATCGCCTCGGACTTCCAGGTCAATTTCTCCGAAACTGGAAACGCGGGCGCCGCCGGCGTGGCCGAGGCCTTCGTGATATACAAGCCCACCGGTCAGATCTTGTGGGCACTGATCGATGGCGCTGCCGAGGCAGAGATCGACATTCTCATAAATGGTCAGAGCTTCGACTTGTTGGCCTGA
- a CDS encoding ATP-grasp domain-containing protein produces the protein MSKKIETPTAEVLSGWTDPTLDSVRGTETPKDPNKGYVALLGWSVNAIKAAQKFDRRYVVVAPDWAADFCEANNIPFIPWDFARLNDQSVEIAQRLKDDGVDVAIPLFEETVEWSGAINAVLMDKPRMYGQSILFRDKALMKRRAQLGGIRVGIFEEAYEKDDIIRFMKRVNQTLLKLDGDPGDPIHVKAFDKAGCLGHRMIRDIEDIDKIPEEEYPLLMESHLDGWEFAVEAWIHDGEIKFLNISEYVTLGYSVFVPATHELESWREAITKQIEKLIKTFDIQFGQIHPEYFVTSDGEMYFGEVAYRPPGFKAFELIERAYGFNAYQASILVFDPKSTKEEVDAFFPRAVEDAKCYAGCFGVYPRRRVVSKLEMPKETTEHPYFESHELVAPTEETVPDRSAFGTHWGLVFFAGDDPIKLRDLLKAQEELDFYV, from the coding sequence ATGTCTAAGAAAATTGAAACACCGACAGCTGAGGTTCTTTCGGGCTGGACCGATCCTACGCTGGATTCCGTGCGCGGAACTGAAACTCCCAAGGATCCGAACAAAGGCTATGTCGCCTTGCTCGGCTGGAGCGTGAACGCAATCAAGGCCGCCCAAAAATTCGACCGTCGCTACGTCGTGGTCGCGCCGGATTGGGCCGCGGATTTCTGCGAGGCCAACAACATTCCGTTCATTCCGTGGGACTTCGCACGGCTCAACGACCAGTCCGTGGAAATCGCCCAGCGGCTCAAGGACGATGGTGTCGATGTAGCCATCCCGTTGTTCGAGGAGACCGTCGAGTGGTCGGGTGCGATCAACGCAGTGCTCATGGATAAGCCGCGCATGTACGGGCAATCCATCCTGTTCCGCGACAAGGCCCTGATGAAGCGCCGCGCCCAGTTGGGCGGCATCCGTGTCGGGATCTTCGAGGAGGCCTACGAGAAAGACGACATCATCCGCTTCATGAAGCGGGTCAACCAGACGCTGCTCAAGCTCGATGGCGACCCGGGCGACCCGATACACGTCAAGGCCTTCGATAAGGCCGGCTGTCTGGGGCATCGCATGATCCGTGACATCGAAGACATCGACAAGATTCCCGAAGAAGAGTACCCGCTGCTGATGGAAAGCCATTTGGACGGCTGGGAATTCGCGGTCGAGGCTTGGATTCATGACGGCGAGATCAAGTTTCTCAACATCTCCGAATACGTGACGCTGGGCTACTCCGTCTTCGTGCCAGCCACCCACGAACTCGAAAGCTGGCGGGAAGCGATCACCAAACAGATCGAGAAGCTGATCAAGACGTTCGATATCCAGTTCGGCCAGATCCACCCTGAGTACTTCGTCACCTCTGACGGGGAGATGTACTTCGGTGAGGTCGCCTATCGCCCGCCGGGCTTCAAAGCGTTCGAGCTGATCGAGCGCGCCTATGGCTTTAATGCCTATCAGGCATCCATACTCGTTTTCGACCCCAAAAGCACCAAGGAGGAGGTCGACGCCTTCTTCCCGCGTGCGGTCGAGGATGCCAAGTGCTACGCGGGCTGTTTTGGTGTCTATCCGCGCCGCCGTGTCGTCAGTAAACTCGAGATGCCCAAGGAAACCACGGAGCACCCGTATTTCGAGTCGCATGAACTGGTCGCACCGACAGAGGAGACGGTCCCGGACCGGTCCGCCTTCGGCACGCATTGGGGGCTGGTCTTCTTTGCGGGGGACGATCCGATAAAACTGCGTGACCTGCTGAAGGCGCAGGAAGAATTGGATTTTTACGTGTGA
- a CDS encoding response regulator produces the protein MAVTTKPDTIVLMDDEIFNIQWLVDFLEAKGFEVISASDADSALRAISKEIYRTLILDLNVPISTSPQSGPGMTKTVYKKYPGLHVAWHARNQGYRGRQVIIYSVHRDPDVEQEARNLDCTYILKGRPTELKEEITHVISYDPTASIEAGSEVKK, from the coding sequence ATGGCCGTCACAACTAAGCCAGATACTATCGTCCTGATGGATGACGAGATTTTTAATATCCAATGGCTCGTAGACTTCTTGGAAGCCAAGGGTTTCGAGGTCATATCGGCGTCCGACGCTGATAGCGCGCTTCGGGCAATATCAAAGGAGATTTACAGGACTCTAATTCTAGATCTGAACGTCCCTATTTCAACCTCACCTCAGAGCGGCCCTGGCATGACCAAGACTGTATACAAGAAGTATCCCGGCCTACATGTAGCTTGGCACGCACGAAATCAAGGCTACAGGGGCCGACAAGTGATAATTTACTCGGTGCACAGGGACCCCGACGTGGAGCAAGAAGCCAGAAATCTAGACTGCACGTATATCTTGAAGGGCAGGCCGACTGAACTGAAGGAAGAGATTACGCATGTAATCTCTTATGACCCCACCGCTTCTATTGAAGCTGGTAGCGAGGTGAAAAAATAG
- a CDS encoding sensor histidine kinase yields the protein MTDDGNEDFEIDLPLLANFTHQVINPLNGVAGTLDNLVDGTIGEGRRVQRTKAARAQLEGVITLVRNLAYLSSTQYEADRPSRKIVLPQVVIEAAMYYQEEGAAKGISIDLLNKREQNKVPGHPEALRQVLMNLFDNAVKYSASDSQVKIRQWIQSSTGDAVITVRSVPRSMISEVEIRKIFDLGFRGGNARNIIASGTGLGLYICKFLMEKRLHGSMSVQRDGDGLLFTLKIPDGEEDDGRHN from the coding sequence ATGACAGATGACGGCAACGAAGATTTCGAAATCGACCTACCATTGCTTGCCAATTTCACGCATCAGGTTATCAACCCATTAAATGGAGTTGCGGGAACACTGGATAATCTGGTTGATGGCACCATAGGAGAGGGCCGCAGAGTTCAACGAACGAAGGCTGCCCGCGCACAACTCGAGGGCGTAATTACTCTGGTCAGGAATCTCGCCTATCTATCCTCGACACAATACGAGGCGGATCGCCCGAGTAGAAAAATAGTTTTGCCTCAAGTGGTTATTGAGGCTGCGATGTACTATCAAGAGGAAGGTGCCGCAAAAGGTATATCTATCGACCTTTTGAACAAAAGAGAACAAAATAAGGTACCAGGACATCCTGAGGCGTTGAGGCAGGTTCTAATGAACCTGTTCGATAACGCAGTAAAATACAGCGCTTCAGATAGTCAAGTGAAAATTAGACAATGGATTCAATCTTCAACTGGAGACGCGGTCATCACCGTTCGGAGCGTTCCTAGATCGATGATTTCAGAGGTTGAGATCAGGAAAATTTTCGATCTTGGCTTTAGAGGTGGCAATGCACGGAATATTATCGCTTCAGGCACCGGCCTTGGGCTTTATATATGCAAATTCTTGATGGAGAAGCGTCTTCATGGCTCCATGTCCGTACAGCGCGATGGAGATGGATTGCTTTTTACGCTGAAAATTCCAGACGGAGAGGAAGACGATGGCCGTCACAACTAA
- a CDS encoding restriction endonuclease: protein MSSISDEGIVSRINDLSPTQFENLTLDLVRAVGFRNVIWRTPGADGGRDIQAEQNFSDLTGADTKRNWYIECKHYSSSVDWPTLWKKISYADSHGADFLLLVTNSQPSPQCETEISRWNTERRRPEIRVWRGYDFPALLRLHQNVALAHGLLGSTVKGCGTSFDIISALSKLVQAANGALAFDQSPELPLTAASALVELFDKRMDDLKTYGWFSQGVPLDNVSDWPWLTIQGDLGKPEEVSFRTIAATVRHLVQAEALECSVADGSLRLSALNPKGQIDKSALSFLNPILLLARCDTFEICSATQVFFQLRAVNDR from the coding sequence ATGAGCTCAATTTCGGACGAGGGCATTGTCAGTCGGATAAATGACTTATCTCCCACGCAATTTGAAAATTTAACATTAGACTTAGTTCGTGCTGTTGGATTTAGAAATGTTATTTGGCGCACTCCGGGTGCCGATGGTGGAAGGGACATCCAGGCAGAGCAAAATTTTTCAGACTTGACCGGTGCAGACACGAAGCGAAATTGGTATATTGAGTGCAAGCATTATTCCAGTTCCGTAGATTGGCCCACGTTGTGGAAAAAGATTTCATATGCAGATTCTCACGGGGCGGATTTTTTGCTTCTTGTAACAAATTCCCAACCTTCACCGCAATGTGAAACTGAGATTTCACGCTGGAACACGGAACGACGGCGGCCTGAGATTAGGGTTTGGCGGGGCTATGATTTCCCTGCTCTTTTGCGCCTGCATCAAAATGTAGCGTTGGCTCACGGTCTATTAGGAAGCACTGTGAAGGGCTGCGGTACATCATTCGATATCATATCGGCCTTATCAAAGCTCGTTCAGGCGGCCAACGGAGCGCTCGCATTCGATCAAAGCCCGGAGCTCCCATTGACGGCAGCATCAGCTTTGGTCGAACTTTTCGACAAGAGAATGGATGATCTAAAAACATACGGCTGGTTTTCTCAAGGAGTTCCCCTAGATAATGTTTCCGACTGGCCCTGGCTGACGATTCAGGGAGACTTAGGGAAACCCGAAGAGGTGAGCTTCAGAACTATTGCAGCGACAGTTCGACATCTCGTGCAAGCGGAAGCCCTTGAATGTAGTGTCGCCGATGGCTCACTACGGCTCAGCGCTCTAAACCCTAAAGGTCAAATTGACAAAAGCGCTCTCTCTTTTCTTAATCCGATCCTACTTCTAGCTCGATGTGACACCTTTGAAATATGCAGCGCTACACAGGTCTTCTTTCAGTTGAGGGCAGTGAATGACAGATGA
- a CDS encoding tyrosine-type recombinase/integrase produces MSTANLPAIRACRPAWNKGRIVGQKRPLKPKHVWAIRVRLEIAHRTRELALFNLAIDSKLRGCDLVRLKVADVYAAGQVKHRAAIVQSKTSRPVSFEITEGTRKAIGAWLESPLMVGSEHLWPGRFHERLHISTRQYARLVRDWVVSIGLEPSAYGTHSMRRTKVAQIYRKTGNLRAVQLLLGHTKMDSTVRYLGVELEDALAIAESVEI; encoded by the coding sequence ATGTCTACCGCCAACCTGCCAGCAATCCGTGCCTGCCGGCCCGCTTGGAACAAAGGCCGTATCGTCGGCCAAAAACGCCCGCTGAAACCGAAGCATGTCTGGGCGATCCGGGTCCGACTGGAGATCGCCCATCGGACCCGAGAACTGGCGCTCTTCAACCTTGCTATCGATAGCAAGTTGCGAGGCTGCGACCTGGTACGCCTCAAGGTCGCCGACGTCTACGCTGCAGGGCAGGTCAAGCACCGCGCTGCGATCGTTCAGAGCAAGACAAGCAGGCCCGTAAGCTTCGAGATTACCGAAGGGACCCGGAAAGCAATCGGAGCCTGGCTCGAGTCCCCGCTCATGGTCGGGTCGGAGCATCTCTGGCCGGGACGGTTCCACGAACGGTTGCACATTTCGACGCGGCAGTATGCTCGCCTCGTCCGGGACTGGGTGGTCTCCATCGGTCTTGAGCCGAGCGCCTATGGTACCCATTCCATGCGTCGCACGAAGGTTGCGCAGATTTATCGGAAGACCGGCAATCTTAGAGCAGTGCAGCTATTGCTTGGCCACACGAAGATGGACAGCACCGTGCGCTACCTCGGCGTGGAACTAGAGGATGCGCTCGCGATCGCAGAGTCGGTAGAAATCTAA
- a CDS encoding AAA family ATPase, whose product MSDNFFVVTGGPGAGKTSLITELARRGFHTIPESGRAVIREEMARGGDALPWADRMAYAERMLERDLRAHSAAQTLSGPVIFDRGIPDIMGYLTLCSLPVPPHVAAAAKAARYNARVFLAPFWDDIFAQDTERKQTRAEAEATCAVMRETYTALGYKITELPRADIASRADFVCKQLAN is encoded by the coding sequence ATGAGCGACAATTTCTTCGTCGTGACGGGCGGCCCCGGTGCGGGCAAGACCAGCCTCATCACCGAGCTTGCCCGCCGTGGCTTTCACACAATTCCCGAATCCGGCCGCGCGGTCATTCGCGAGGAGATGGCGCGCGGCGGAGATGCACTCCCCTGGGCGGATCGCATGGCCTATGCCGAACGGATGCTGGAGCGGGACCTGCGCGCCCACAGCGCCGCACAAACGCTCTCAGGCCCCGTGATCTTCGACCGAGGCATTCCCGACATCATGGGGTACCTGACCCTATGCAGCCTCCCCGTGCCGCCCCACGTCGCTGCAGCGGCCAAGGCAGCCCGCTACAACGCCCGCGTCTTCCTGGCGCCATTCTGGGATGACATCTTCGCACAGGACACCGAACGCAAGCAGACTCGCGCCGAAGCCGAAGCGACCTGTGCCGTCATGCGTGAGACCTACACCGCGCTCGGATACAAAATCACTGAACTGCCGCGTGCCGACATTGCATCACGCGCCGACTTTGTCTGTAAGCAACTGGCAAATTGA